Sequence from the Streptomyces mobaraensis NBRC 13819 = DSM 40847 genome:
GGTGAGCCAGAGGGAGGTGACGCCGTTCTCCAGGTCGGCCAGGACGGCCTCGTTGGCGCGGCGGGGGTCGGGCTCGGCGTGGAGCTGGCGGACGTCCCAGCCGGCGACCGCCGTTCCCTCGGGGCGTCCGCCGCGGACGAACGGCGGGAAGCCCGGGAGGCCGGGGTCCGGGGCCGCGTCGTCGGCCGTGTAGAGCGGACGGGTGCTCAGCCCGTCCTGGAGGGCGGTGGTCAGCGCGTCCTCCGCCGCCGTCCCGGTGGCTTCCGTCCCCGCCTTGCGCAGTACGCCCTCGACGAGGCGCTGCCACTGCTCGCGGGTCGCGTCCGGGAATTCGGCGGCCAGGGAGAAGCCTTCTTCGGGCAGGACCGTCATGGGGGGAAGGCTAGGGGGTAGGGCGCGCTGTGCAGCAGGGGACGAGGCTGTGACCTTGACCTCTTCACGGCGCGCGAGGGGGGCCGCGGGCGGGCCGGTCGTCCGCGGGCGCGTGCCGGTCCGCCGGGGGCCGGCGCCGCCGCCGCGCGGCCGGCCCCCGGCGGGGCGGCTCACTCCCCGGCCGGGACGGTCAGCCCCACGCCCTCCGCCATCACCGCGACCGCGTAGTCGAAGAACGCCTCCTGGTCGTGGACGCTGTCGTGGGTGCGGCTGAAGACCTGGAAGGACAGGAGGCCGATCAGGCCGCTCCAGAGCACGATCCCGCGCTCGATGAGGTCCGCGAACGGCTCGCCGGGGGCCTCGCCGAACACCGCCACCGCCTCCGGCCGGATCAGGGGCGGTCCTGGCACGGCCCGCCGGGGCGGGGTCAGTTCCCCGGCCTCCAGCGCGGACCGCAGGACGCCGGCCAGCACGGCGGGGGTGCGCGCGGCGGGCGGGACGGTCTCCTGCGGGGCGTGGTAGCCGGGCACGGGCGAGCCGTAGAGCAGGGCGAACTCGGCGGGGTGGGCGAGGGACCAGGCCCGCGCCGCGCGGGCGACGGCCAGCAGCCGCGCGCCGGCCGGGGCCCCGGCCCCGCGGGCCCGTCCGTCCGCTTCCTCCAGCGCGGCGGCGGAGGCGTCGTAGGCGTCGATCAGCAGGGCCGTCAGCAGATCGTCGCGGTGCGGGAAGACGGCCGCGACCTCGGCGGCCGGCAGGCCGCTCGCGCGCGTCAAGGCGTCGGGCGTGAGCCCGGCCGCCCCCGTCTCGCCGAGCAGTTGACGGGCCGTCGACAGGGCGGCCGACTGAATGGTGTCTCCACCGGAAGTGTCCATGGCGGCACGCTACCCGCCGCCCGCCGGGCACCGTCCCGGCGGCCCTACGGACTCCTCCGCGCCCCGGAGTCCTCGGGCGCCGGCCCCAGATCGAACTCGCACCACACCGACTTGCCGCTTCCCCGCGACTCCACGCCCCAGACGTCCGCGAGCCGGTCCACGAGCAGCAGGCCGCGGCCGGAGACGCCCGACTCGCCCGGTTCGCGGCGGCGGGGCAGGGCGCTGGAGCGGTCCTCGACCTCGACGCGGAGGCGGCGCCCGGCGCCGGGGACCATGCGGATGGTGACCACGGCCGCGCCGTCGGTGTGCAGCAGGGCGTTGGTGGCCAACTCGTCGGCGGCGAGCTCGATGTCGTCGGCCCGGTCCCGTACGCCCCACGCGCGGACCGCGGTGCGGATCATGTGCCGGGCGGCGGACAGCGCCTCGGGGTCGGCGGGGGCGATGTGCTGCTGGAGGCGTCCGCCCGGGCGGGCGACGGTGCCCTGACGGCGCAGCAGGAGGATGGCCATGTCGTCCTCGCCGACGCGCTCCTCGACGACCTCGCACAGCCGGTCGGCGAGGTCGTGCGGGTCCTCGGGGCCCTCCTGGACGAGTCCGGCGAGCTGCCGGATGCCCTCGTCGAGGTCGGCGCCGGGCTGTTCGACCAGGCCGTCGGTGAACATCATCAGCGTCTCGCCGGGTTCGAGCTCCACCGTGGTCACGGGGTAGTCCAGCCGCCCGAACTCGGCGGACAGCCCGAGCGGCAGGCCGCCGGCGACGGGCAGCTGGCGGGAGGTGCCGTCGGCGTGCCGCAGCAGCGGGTCTATGTGCCCGGCGCGGACGAGCTGGACGGATCCGGTGGTCAGGTCGGCCTCGGCGTAGGAGCAGGTGGCGAAGCGGTCGGTGTCCAGTTCGTGGAGGAAGGCGGAGGCACGGGCCATGACCGTGCCCGGGGAGTGCCCCTCGGCCGCGTAGGCGCGCAGCACGATGCGGAGCTGGCCCATCACGGCGGAGGCGTGGGTGTCGTGGCCCTGCACGTCGCCGATGACGGCGGCGACCCGGCCGCCGGGCAGCGGGACCACGTCGTACCAGTCGCCGCCGATGTCGCGGCCCATCCGGGCCGAGCGGTAGCGGACGGCGATCTGGGCGCCGGGCACCTCGGGGATCCGGCGCGGCAGCATGGCCTGCTGGAGGCCCTCGGCCAGGTCGTGCTCCTGGTCGAAGAGCATGGCGCG
This genomic interval carries:
- a CDS encoding SpoIIE family protein phosphatase, with amino-acid sequence MVDRGATPASGALPDDWPARPERCLALNHVGTFDWDLVSGRLHLDPVALGILGLPPGEFHGNVTDLAVRVPRADGARLDALVSRALKDGSESYGAYHRVRCPDGLRWAYTQGRIERDAAGRPCRILGILREANEELRLPDRPGESNGDRRHQTTVVETTTAALAHARTVQDVIDFFKDSRAVEHLGSDLLVLGLVESGRVHLVAEGPSEHFIPGTRYTRIDDDFPMSEVIRTMTPRFIESREEWARCYPWLWERIKGIGISSGAYLPLIAQARPIGALGLLYREARGFTRQERNLFIALSSSLAQSIARAMLFDQEHDLAEGLQQAMLPRRIPEVPGAQIAVRYRSARMGRDIGGDWYDVVPLPGGRVAAVIGDVQGHDTHASAVMGQLRIVLRAYAAEGHSPGTVMARASAFLHELDTDRFATCSYAEADLTTGSVQLVRAGHIDPLLRHADGTSRQLPVAGGLPLGLSAEFGRLDYPVTTVELEPGETLMMFTDGLVEQPGADLDEGIRQLAGLVQEGPEDPHDLADRLCEVVEERVGEDDMAILLLRRQGTVARPGGRLQQHIAPADPEALSAARHMIRTAVRAWGVRDRADDIELAADELATNALLHTDGAAVVTIRMVPGAGRRLRVEVEDRSSALPRRREPGESGVSGRGLLLVDRLADVWGVESRGSGKSVWCEFDLGPAPEDSGARRSP
- a CDS encoding TetR-like C-terminal domain-containing protein, whose amino-acid sequence is MDTSGGDTIQSAALSTARQLLGETGAAGLTPDALTRASGLPAAEVAAVFPHRDDLLTALLIDAYDASAAALEEADGRARGAGAPAGARLLAVARAARAWSLAHPAEFALLYGSPVPGYHAPQETVPPAARTPAVLAGVLRSALEAGELTPPRRAVPGPPLIRPEAVAVFGEAPGEPFADLIERGIVLWSGLIGLLSFQVFSRTHDSVHDQEAFFDYAVAVMAEGVGLTVPAGE